A genomic segment from Lagenorhynchus albirostris chromosome X, mLagAlb1.1, whole genome shotgun sequence encodes:
- the RAB33A gene encoding ras-related protein Rab-33A gives MAQPILGHGNLQPASAAGLASLELDSSLDQYVQIRIFKIIVIGDSNVGKTCLTFRFCGGTFPDKTEATIGVDFREKTVEIEGEKIKVQVWDTAGQERFRKSMVEHYYRNVHAVVFVYDVTKMTSFTNLKMWIQECNGHAVPPLVPKVLVGNKCDLREQIQVPSNLALKFADAHNMLLFETSAKDPKESQNVESIFMCLACRLKAQKSLLYRDAERQQGKVQKLEFPQEANSKTSCPC, from the exons ATGGCGCAGCCCATCCTGGGCCATGGGAACTTGCAGCCCGCCTCGGCCGCTGGCCTGGCGTCCCTGGAGCTGGACTCGTCGCTGGACCAGTACGTGCAGATTCGCATCTTCAAAATCATCGTGATTGGGGACTCCAATGTGGGCAAGACCTGCCTGACCTTCCGCTTCTGCGGGGGGACCTTCCCGGACAAGACTGAGGCCACCATCGGCGTGGACTTCAGGGAGAAGACCGTGGAAATCGAGGGCGAGAAGATCAAG GTTCAGGTGTGGGACACCGCCGGTCAGGAACGCTTCCGAAAAAGCATGGTCGAGCATTACTACCGCAATGTGCATGCCGTGGTCTTTGTCTATGACGTCACCAAGATGACATCCTTCACCAACCTCAAAATGTGGATCCAAGAATGCAATGGGCATGCCGTGCCTCCACTAGTCCCGAAAGTGCTTGTGGGCAACAAGTGTGACTTGAGGGAACAGATCCAGGTGCCCTCCAACTTAGCCCTGAAATTTGCCGATGCCCATAACATGCTCTTATTTGAGACATCGGCCAAGGACCCCAAAGAGAGCCAGAACGTGGAGTCAATTTTCATGTGCCTGGCTTGCCGATTGAAGGCTCAGAAATCCCTGCTCTATCGTGATGCTGAGAGGCAGCAGGGGAAGGTGCAGAAACTGGAGTTCCCACAGGAAGCTAACAGTAAAACTTCCTGTCCCTGTTGA